CTTTGTTCAACGGTTTAAACTTAATATGGGCAACACAAATCATAATAGACTAGTACTActattagttaattattataaaattTCGATTCTGTCAATATGGGTTTAGATGGGGCTAATTCATGTAATGAGATATCCTAATATGGTCGATTTCAAGGGAATGTCCATAATAACTCCATCAAATCAAAGCCCTTCCATTTCCATAAGCTAGCTAGAGTTGAATCCATTTTGTATTGTCACTAAAACAGAGCTTTATCCATATTGCGGTTTTGGTGGGCCTCATTTAGAGCCCAACAGATCAGATGTGGTTTTAGGAAATGACTATCTTTATGACTTATCCTTCTTTAAGCAGTCTAAACGAATTAAAAATAGATAACTATACATTGACCAAAAAAATGACCAGTCAGTCTGAATGAAATTGGTTAGTAAGTTACATGTACAGTCAAGACTAAGTCAACAATCTTCTGTTTTGCACACATGCTTTCTTATGCCTTAATAAAGCACAGTACAAAACCCCACACACAGACTTGTCTTAAAAACATCTCTCCTTAGTCTCTTTCTCTGTTTCATTTTTCATTTgaaaataagtttattgctaagaaaGTTAAGGGAAATGGGAAGAGCACCTTGTTGTGACAAATCCAAAGTGAAAAGAGGGCCATGGTCTCCTGAAGAAGACACCATCCTCAGAAACTACTTGCTTCAACATGGCACTGCTGGAAATTGGATTGCCTTACCATCCAAAGCAGGTCTGTCTACAATTTCCATTTCATTATAAAAGTTGAATATTTTCCTTATTTTgggttttatatatttttatttataatataggATTGAAGAGGTGTGGGAAGAGTTGTCGTTTAAGGTGGCTGAATTATCTCCGGCCAGACATCAAGCATGGAGGATTCACTCAAGAGGAAGATAACATCATTTTCACACTCTTCAATACCATTGGAAGTAGGCAAGTCATACATACATAATCATAATCAAGTTTTAATTGCAATTACATTTTGATATCATAATTCCAATAATCATTTTTCATATTTGTTTTTGTTGTTCATTGCTTGTTTTCAGGTGGTCTGTTATAGCATCTCAAATGCCAGGAAGAACTGACAATGACATAAAGAATTACTGGAACACCAAGTTAAAGAAAAAATTACAAGCAAGGTccaacaatattattatcaatacttcatcatccgttaattatgattatgatggtgCAAC
This region of Rutidosis leptorrhynchoides isolate AG116_Rl617_1_P2 unplaced genomic scaffold, CSIRO_AGI_Rlap_v1 contig407, whole genome shotgun sequence genomic DNA includes:
- the LOC139883476 gene encoding transcription factor MYB36-like, with the translated sequence MGRAPCCDKSKVKRGPWSPEEDTILRNYLLQHGTAGNWIALPSKAGLKRCGKSCRLRWLNYLRPDIKHGGFTQEEDNIIFTLFNTIGSRWSVIASQMPGRTDNDIKNYWNTKLKKKLQARSNNIIINTSSSVNYDYDGATNYNPPAFVSNNSSSSSSTLPCLVDICSLHYDQQNNDITLLPPLPSPESMEALDNNEASYYANMNVSGINIREEEILLDFGSDSSYLELLSGF